In the genome of Raphanus sativus cultivar WK10039 chromosome 4, ASM80110v3, whole genome shotgun sequence, one region contains:
- the LOC108835752 gene encoding phosphomannomutase-like, with translation MAAKKTGVIALFDVDDTLTAPRKEATREMLDFIRELRQVVTIGLVGGSDLRKISEQLGKTVTNDFDYCFTENGLVAHKDGKPIGIQSMKLYLGEDKLKELINYTLHYIADLDIPIKRGTFLEFRNGMLNVSPIGRNCSQEERDEFERYDKVHNIRSKMVAELRERFAHLNLTFSIGGQISFDVFPKGWDKTYCLQYLEDFNEIHFFGDKTYEGGNDYEIYESPNTIGHSVTSPDDTIAQCKALFMS, from the exons ATGGCGGCCAAAAAGACCGGAGTGATCGCTTTGTTCGACGTGGACGATACTCTTACAGCTCCAAGGAAGGAAGCTACTCGAGAAATGCTCGATTTTATCCGAGAATTACGCCAG GTCGTCACTATTGGACTCGTCGGTGGATCTGATCTAAGAAAGATATCTGAGCAACTTGGCAAAACAG tcACTAATGACTTTGATTACTGTTTCACTGAGAATGGTCTTGTTGCCCATAAAGATGGTAAACCCATTGGAATCCAG AGCATGAAGCTGTATCTTGGAGAAGATAAGCTCAAG GAGTTAATCAATTATACGCTGCACTACATTGCAGACTTGGATATTCCAATCAAAAG GGGAACATTTTTAGAATTTCGGAATGGGATGCTCAATGTGTCACCAATAGGTCGCAACTGCAGCCAAGAAGAAAGAGACGAGTTCGAGAGATATGATAAg GTTCACAACATTCGATCAAAGATGGTGGCTGAACTTCGTGAGCGGTTTGCACATCTTAACCTTACTTTCTCTATTGGAGGACAAATCAGCTTCGAT GTCTTCCCTAAAGGTTGGGACAAGACTTACTGCTTGCAATACCTTGAGGACTTCAATGAAATCCATTTCTTCGGTGACAAAACCTATGAG GGTGGAAAtgattatgaaatatatgaatcaCCAAATACAATTGGCCATTCAG TTACGAGTCCAGATGACACAATAGCACAATGCAAGGCTCTGTTCATGTCTTGA
- the LOC130511670 gene encoding LIM domain-containing protein PLIM2a-like has protein sequence MSFTGTLDKCKACDKTVYVMDLLTLEGNTYHKSCFRCSHCNGTLQMSTYSSMDGVLYCKTHFEQLFKESGNFSKNFQTGKTEKSNEQMNRAPSKLSSFFSGTQDKCASCHKTVYPLEKVNMEGECYHKTCFKCAHSGCPLTHSSYASLNGVLYCKVHFNQLFLEKGSYNHVHQAAANHRRTASSGASTPPSEDQKPEENTAIPEGDAGEEAAVPEAAAGEEPEPVVES, from the exons atgtcgTTTACTGGAACGTTGGATAAATGCAAGGCGTGTGACAAAACCGTCTACGTCATGGATTTGTTGACGCTAGAGGGTAACACTTATCACAAATCATGTTTCCGATGCAGTCACTGCAATGGCACTCTCCAG ATGAGTACTTACTCGTCCATGGATGGAGTTCTTTACTGCAAGACTCACTTCGAACAGCTTTTCAAAGAGTCTGGCAATTTCAGCAAGAACTTTCAGACTGGAAAGACAGAGAAGTCGAATGAACAAATG AATCGAGCTCCAAGCAAGTTATCTTCATTCTTCAGTGGAACACAAGACAAGTGTGCGAGTTGTCACAAAACCGTTTACCCACTTGAGAAAGTAAACATGGAAGGTGAATGTTACCACAAGACTTGCTTCAAGTGCGCACACAGTGGTTGCCCTTTGACTCACTCTTCTTACGCTTCTCTCAACGGTGTCCTCTACTGTAAAGTCCATTTCAACCAGCTCTTTCTCGAGAAAGGAAGTTACAACCACGTCCATCAAGCCGCTGCTAACCACCGCCGAACCGCCTCTTCTGGTGCCTCTACTCCGCCTTCTGAAGATCAGAAACCTGAAGAAAACACTGCAATTCCGGAAGGAGATGCAGGAGAAGAAGCAGCAGTCCCTGAAGCTGCTGCAGGAGAAGAGCCTGAGCCTGTGGTTGAGTCTTGA